The sequence GGAGACACGGGCCCTTTAACTCTGAAAGTGTAGGCATTTTgtaagtgggggaggggagggggaggctagCATGTGCTCAGTGAATAGGCAGGGTGGTGATGGTCACAcacttattttcaaataataACCAGATTTAAATTAGAAAAACTTCATATTCTCCTCCAATTGTTCAAGTATTCCTGGCTAAATATTTGGTTGTAACACATTTGGTTGTAATTATTCAAAATTCATTTAAGagtacattttttaaatacattttttttaaattccagAATTCCAGAAGATTGCTATGGCAACAGCAATAGGATTTGCAATAATGGGATTTATTGGTTTCTTTGTAAAACTGATCCATATTCCAATCAACAACATCATTGTGTAAGTACATGCATCATAATTGATATTGCTGGTATAAAACAACAACTTGTGAGCAATGTACTAAAATTGGATTTTTGTGCACTCTGCTGTGATCTCTGGCTCTCATGATGTCGTCTTTATAATCCTGTATGCACTGGTATACTTAAATAACATAGATATCTACTTTGAATCTGCACTATGtattcccttggcctgaaagtggagatgagtgccacgctccaactggacttaaccatccaagggtcctttaactttttgccttatttatttaaagtatgtGCAGGCTACTTTTCTATTGCTTACAGAAGGGAAAGGCATGCTGCTAAAAACAAATAGGATGATACACTTTAAGTAAAGATTTTTCGAtttaaataaaggggggggggacattactttaaaaacaaaatagtaaAATGCTATTAAGTGCCTCTGTGATTGtgttgtctttttttttcttttttacagggGTGGCTGAATGCTGCATCAAGAAGACATGTAACTTGATTTTGCTTGTGGTAACAAAAGAGAACATTCTGGCCTTTCTGGCATAATCTTCCTAAATCATCTTTTGCTACTTGTCGTTATAAACAGATTTTAAAGTAAAACTGGTGTGGCTTCTTAGTTGGTTAATACAAGCACGTGTAGGCCAATGTCCATCACTGACTTAAGACTTAAAACTTTATGCTTAGTAAACTGAATGATGTAACCTTTGAGGTCAAATCAGGTTTTATGAAATGCTCAATCTCTTCAGTGTCTGGGGAGGGGAGCATCAATAGTTGAATAAACTGAGCAGCGCATGGACACTCCaaactctttacagtggtacctcaggttaagaacttaattcgctctggaggtccgttcttaacctgaaactgttcttaacctgagtaccactttagctaatggggctcctgttGCCGCCacacgatatctgttctcatcctgaagcaaagttcttaacccgaggtactatttctgggttagtggagtcagtaacctgaagcgtctgtaacctgaagcgtctgtaacccgaggtaccactgtataacctttgCATACAAACATAGTTCTGATTGCCTCTTAAGATGTTCAGCACTGACAGAGCCCTTTTCTCTTTATTCCCTCATGTAATAGCAGAAGCAAATTCATAACAAGTCTGATATTTAAATATAGCCTTTATTAAATGCAAGAATTTGCATAACACTTGTTTAAAATGCGACATTAGGCcatcttccctttttaaaaacagactgTTCATTTAAACTTTGGCaattataattaagtgttttagctCAAGAATAGTTTTTGTTTCTTATAGATTATTGTAATTACCAGGGAGACACTCCACACATTTTCATTGTGTGCCTGcctctccccatccccttttAATACCAGCAAAAGTGGTCCCTGGAGCCCGTGATGTATGCATCCAAGCTGTCATCAGTGAGCATCCATTTGTATTTGGCCCCTGACACACACTATGGGCTAAATATAGATGAATGCAACAGAGGTTGCATGCATGGTTATTATATTATCATGGCAACTTATTTTGTGGGTTTTGGCTTGGGGTGCGCACTACTTGTTCCAGCCCACTGGCAAGTTGAATGTTTGTGTTCTGCTGAAGAGAGCTATCAAATTTTCAGAACACAAAGTTATACAGTGTTCTAGTCTGTAAGTTATTTATCTCATCAAGTGATATAAATATCACTTTATCAGCCCTTCcaatctttaaaaaaatcctatgcacagtatatataaaaaacacatcaATGTTCAGAATTCTAAAAAAGCTTACAATACAGCATTGCTCAAATAGCAAAAAACTAAAATCCCTGGCATTCTATAGATTGAAGCTGCATAGAATCATAAACTCTTGAGTTGGAGAAACCAGCTAATGCACGAAATCTAGATTTAGATAGTGCAGTGACATTTTCCCAGGAAGCATTGCTTTAAGGCTTGGGCTGAACAAAAATAGCTGCTGAGAGTTTATGCACATCCTTTATCTTTGATGCCCATTGTCCAAAGCAAAGGTTTGTCTGTTTCAATGGTCACAACTCCAGACTCATCATAAGTGTTTGAAGTGCTGACGAGTGTCCCAAACTTTAGAATGCTTCTGTCTGTAAGCAATGAAAAAGAAGGGTTAGCACAAGAGTTCCTGAAGTTTGAACCAACACAAAAATAGGGATAAAGTCAGTAGAACTGGTGCAGTGTAAGCATGATCTTGAACATGTTTATTCAGGTGTGAGGCTGTCaaagttcaatggaatttactcctaCATAAATGGGAGATAGAAAACTACAGCTATGATGACATGATAATAAAAGCTCCCCACAGCCCCCTGAAAGTATAGAAGTGTGTCTGATCAGTACTGCCAACACATGGTGGCGCTTTGATTGTCACGACGTCCTCCAGAGAGTCCCAGGCACTAGTTTTTTGAGTGCTGAAAACATGCTGTTACGATAGGTTTGCCTATCTACCCATGTGAACTTcatttttggggtggtggttctTAGCCCATCTAAAGTAGCATAATAGTGGCACAATGTGTcaatgtgtctggctgttaaccagaaagttGGTCCGAACACACCCAGGGATGGCTATGGGCAGGATTCCTacatggggctggactagatgacccttggggatcgcttccaactctacaattccatgactcTTATGTTTGCCCTGAGATAATTAGCCACATAAATTACAGCAGTTCAAGTGATGAATCGGACACCAGGGCTCCCATTCTAAGCCTGGCTTCTGATGACACCCACTCACTCCCTGTACATCACCAGTACATCTGATGGAGGTTTTGGCAAAGTCTTCTCCTTTACAGAAGTTGGAAAGGACTTTGGAGGTCATCTCTAacccactccctgctcaatgtagCTGCAAAATCCCTGACAAATGGGTCTCTGCTTCAATGCTTTCAGCAACTCCTGACAGTCTGTTTCATTGCCAAGCAGCTTTTACTGTGAGGAAGTTTATCCCGATGCTTCACAGAAATCTGCTTCCATGCAGTTTCTACCCACTGGTTTCAGTGTTGgcccctggagcagcagaaaactagtCTCAATCTTCTGCAAGGCAGCCCTCTGCTGGCACCGAAATGTAGGCAAAGCATCTTCCTGCTATTTCAGAGCAAGAGGTAAACAGGTCTGAGCAGCAACTGAAGTGGGTGAAGGGAGGGCTCCATCTGTGGCTGCTGTCCCAGGGGATGAGAGGAAAGAAAGCCTTTGCTTTCACCTACTTCATGTGGGAGTGAAGGGACAAAAGGACAAGGGCAATCAGTGCAATAAAACGAGTCACTGAAGATTTTTGTACTAGTGGGCTTTGtccttttgttgtttttctgttgtgCGGTACAATCTTCTAGCTTTATGTGGAAGTGGGTCGGTGAAGTCAATGTCATTCACCCTTCAGTCCTACTCCATTCAAAAGACTGTCCATTCTAAAAAATAGTTGCTAACCAGAGGACAAGGGTCTATAAAAACATGCTGCAAGATCTTGTTAGCCCCATTACTTTTGTTTCTTATTAAACAGCATTTTATTTCCTTGCCATGTCTTGTAAAAGTGGTGGAGGAAAAGGTTGTGCCTTCTTGCATGAAGACGTGTAGGGTAACTATTCGAGGCTGGACCTCTTTTATGTGGAACTTATTATGTAACCAATTAAAGGATAATACTATGGACTTCCCGGGATATCACCTTCCTTCAAGTAGGAGATGAGATGTATTTATAAGAGTAACAAACCTTTCAGCATGGCAAGTGACACCAGttaattttttaatgtgttgttggATATAATATAAAAAGGCTTTGCTCTACAGAGCTTTAAGAACATATGTGCCTATATCGGAAAAATAGGAATAAGTGATGGAGAAAAGGGAATGATGTGGAATGGACATTGTGGAGCGGGGAAACAGTGGGGTTTAGTGATAGGAAGTAAGGGGGAGGCTGATTAGTGT is a genomic window of Podarcis muralis chromosome 12, rPodMur119.hap1.1, whole genome shotgun sequence containing:
- the SEC61G gene encoding protein transport protein Sec61 subunit gamma, whose product is MDQVMQFVEPSRQFVKDSIRLVKRCTKPDRKEFQKIAMATAIGFAIMGFIGFFVKLIHIPINNIIVGG